One Caenibius sp. WL genomic window, TAAGCGTGAACCGCTGTCCTATCGCATCGCCATGCTGGAAAACGATTTGCGCCTTGCCGCTTGCCTGCAAAGGGTGGCCCAATTGGCGCAGTGGGATGGGGGCAACGACCAGAGCGGACAGGGCCTTGCCTGCCATCGGATCGGTGACGGCTGCATCGCTGTGATCGCTACCGCATCGCGCGGGGAAGGCGGTGTGCGGGTGGACCGGTTGACGGCGGTTGCCGACATCGGGCGGATCGTCAATCTCGATATCGCGCGTCAGCAGATCGAAGGCGGGCTGATTTTCGGGATCGGTTGCGCATTGGGTTCGGCGCTGTTCTATGGGCAGGGGATACCCCACACCGCGCGTCTGGCCGGGCTCGATCTGCCGCTCCTGGCCGATTGCCCGCAGATTACGGTCGATTTCCTGGCAAGCGATGCCGATCCTTTCGATCCGGGCGAACTGGGCATGGTGGCCGTGGCCCCGGCCATCGCCAATGCGCTCTATTCCGCCACCGGCTTGCGGTTCCGCCGCCTGCCGCTGCTGTCGGACGGATTGTGACCATGGCGGCGGGCGATCAGAACAAGGGGGCGAGCGGGATTGGCGTGCTGCTGGTCAATCTGGGCACGCCCGATGCGCCGACTCCGGCGGCGGTGCGCCGCTATCTGGCGGAATTCCTGTCCGATCCGCGCGTGGTGGAAATTCCCCGGCTTATCTGGTGGCCGATCCTGCACGGGATCATTCTCAACACCCGGCCAAGGAAATCGGCCCATGCCTATCGGCAGGTGTGGACCGAACAGGGTTCCCCCCTGGCCGCCATCACCGCGGCGCAGACAAAGGCCCTGCAACATCGGCTGGGCGATGGGGTGCGGGTGGACTGGGCGATGCGCTATGGTAGCCCGTCCATCGCCAGCCGGATTGTGGCAATGAAAGCGGCGGGGTGCGAACGGATCGTGCTGGCCCCGCTCTATCCCCAATACTGCGGCGCGACGACGGCCACGGTGGTGGATGCGGCGGGGGCCGCGCTCCAGGCAATGCGTTGGCAGCCTGCCCTGCGCACGATGCCTGCGTACCATGACGATCCGGCCTATATCGCGGCGCTGGCGCAGGATATCGGCGCACAACTCGATCACCTCGATTTTCTGCCCGAGGTGCTCCTGTTGAGTTTCCACGGCATGCCGGAACGAACCCGGGTGCTGGGCGATCCCTACTTCGATCAATGTCACCGTACGGCGCACCTGTTGAAAACGGCGCTGGCACGGCCGGATCTGCGGATCGAAACCACATTCCAGTCGCGGTTCGGCCGTGCCAGATGGCTGGAACCGGCCACCGATGTGGTCCTGATAGCGGAAGCGCGCCAGGGCACGCGGCGGATTGCCGTGGCCGCCCCCGGCTTTGCCGCTGATTGCCTCGAAACATTGGAGGAATTGGCGATCCGGGGGCGGGAACAATTCAGCGAGGCCGGAGGCGAACGGTTCGCCGCGCTGACCTGCCTCAACGCGGGCGATGCGGGGATGGCCATGCTGGAAATGCTGGTGCGCCGCGAATTGGCGGGCTGGGTCTGAAGCGGCCCGGCGGATCAACGCGCGCCGGTGAACATGGCATGGATATAGGCCATGGCCAGGATAAGCAGAAACAGCACCAGCAGCACGATCACGAACAGCACCGCCAGCGGCAGATAGGTGCCGGCGCCATTCTCGTAAGCTGCAACCAGCAGTAGAAATCCTGCGATCAATCCGATGATGCCCACCAGCGGGGCGATCCATACCAGCCCGGCCGCCGACAGCAGCATTCCCAGAGCGAACCGCTTAAGGCGAAAGGACGGACCGGATATGGCGTTGCCTCAGAAATCGATGGCGATTCCGTCCTTCACCCAGTCGCCATAGCGGGTGGGGGAAAGGCCATCGGGGTCTTTCTCGCCCTTTTCGTTGGGTTCGGGCTTGGGCGCGGGCGCATTGTTCCAATAGGCCGGTTTGGTGAAGCCTTCGGGACGTTGGGTGGCACGCTTGGTCATGCCGCTATTGTGAGCCGTACGCCGCACGATTGCAATTGCCGGTTTGCGCAGGGTGCGGCGGGGTGGGAAAAAGCCGTTACCACTTGCTCCGAAATCGCTCCAATTCCTTGTTGCCGCATCGTTTGATGCGGAAACCGGTTCCCACTTTTCTGCGCGATGCTCTAAGGCCGGGCGATGAACGATATTCCCGGACTTCCCGCCCGCCGTGCCGCGCTCAAGATGGGCGATGCCGTGCTGCGCCGGGGCGAAACGCTGGATCAGGGGGCTGGGGCGGCGATGCAGCACCTGCGCGCGCCCGCGGATCGTGCGTTGGCCCGTGCGATTGCGGCGGAAGTGCTGCGCTGGTTGCCCGATCTCGATGCGCTGATCGATTCTGCCACACGCCAGATTCTGCCCGAAGACGCCAAGCCGCGTGCGGTGCTGCGGCTAATGCTGGCGCAATGGCTGCGGCTGGAAACACCGCCCCATGCGGTCATCGCCACGGCTTTGCCACTGCTCACCGGCGGCCCCCGCAGGCTGGCACACGGGGTGTTTTCCGCACTGGTCAAGCGCAAGGCGGCATTGCCCGCCGTGCCTACTCTGCCTGCCGGGGTGCTGGGCCGCTGGGGCGAACGGGCCGTGGCGATTGCTGCCGGGCTGGCCTTGCCGCCGCCGCTCGACCTTACGTTGCGCGATCCTGCCGCGACGGCGCAATGGGCGGAAAAGCTGGGCGGCCTGTCGCTGATGCCCGGTCATGTCCGGCTGCCGCGCGGCACGGCGGTGGAAGATCTGCCCGGCTTCGCCGAAGGGGCATGGTGGGTGCAGGATCTCGCTGCCAGCCTGCCCGCGCGACTGCTTGGTGCCGGGGAAGGGCGTAGAGTGCTTGATCTGTGCGCGGCGCCGGGGGGCAAGACGTTGCAACTCGCGGCCTCTGGCTGGGCGGTCACCGCGCTCGACCTTAGCGCCAAGCGGCTGGCGCGGCTGCAGGAGAACTGCGCCCGCACCGGCCTGCCGGCGGATGTGGTGGCCGCCGATGCCCTGGAGTGGGAGGCAGAGGCGCCGTTCGATGCGATCCTGCTCGATGCGCCGTGCACGGCCACCGGCACCTGCCGCCGTCATCCGGATGTGCTGCACCGGATCGGGCCGCGACAGATTGCGGAAATGGCGGATTTGCAAGCCACTCTGCTGGCGCGCGCGGCCGCGTGGCTCAAGCCGGGCGGGCAACTGGTCTATGCGGTCTGTTCGCTGGAACCGGAAGAAGGCGAAGCACAGGCCGCGCGCGTCCCGCTTCGCCCGGTGCCGATTCTGGCAGAGGATCTACCCGCCGGTGTCGTGCCCAACGCGGCGGGGCAATTGCGCACCGACCCGGCCATGCTGGCTGCATCAGGCGGGATGGACGGGTTTTTCGTCGGGCGCTGGATCAAGGATTGAGCACGGCGAGGAAGCGGCTGCTCTCTTGCTTCAGTCCTGCCGGACCTTGTTCTGGAAACTCTTGCGCAATTTCATCAATTTGGGCGGGATCGTGGCGAGGCAATAAGGATTGCGCTGGCCTTCGCCCTCCCAATATTCCTGATGATACTCTTCCGCCGGATACCACGGGGCCGGGCCTTCGATAGTGGTGACGACCCGTCCGCCATGGTCGGCGTTGGCCCGCGCGATGGCCGCTTCGGCCTCGGCGCGTTGCGCATCGTCGAGCGGGAAAATGGCTGAACGGTACTGGGTGCCGACATCGTTGCCCTGGCGATTGAGCTGCGTCGGATCGTGCGTGCCGAGGAACACGTCGAGAATCTCGGCATAGGAAATCACGGCCGGATCGAATTCCACCTTGATTGCTTCGGCATGGCCGGTCTGGCCGGAACAGACCGCGCGATACGTGGGATCGGGGACAGAGCCGCCGATATAGCCGCTTTCGACGCCGCTTACCCCAATAACATCGCGAAACACCGCTTCCGTGCACCAGAAGCATCCGCCCGCCACAATTGCCGTTTCCATGCCGTTCATCCGTGGTTTGCCAATCGCCGCATCCGCAGCCCGCCCTAGATAGGCATCCGCCTTGCGCTTGTCATGCTCTCTTGCCACTCTCATACTCATGCGCACTTGCCGGGAGAATGGAAAATGCGCCGTGTTCTTGTGATGATTGCCGCGATTTTCGGCCTTTCCGGCCCGACATGGGCCGCGGAGGAAGCCGCCGATCCGGCCGCTGCGGATGCCTCCGTCTGCTCAGCCTGCGAAGCGGCGCTCGAACTGGCCTTGGCCAATCCCCGCCGCGCGGAAGACAGGCAGCGCGATGCCTATCGCCATCCGGCGCAGACGCTGGCGTTCTTCCGCGTCAGGCCAGGCATGACCGTGGTCGACTATGCCCCCTCCGGCGGGTGGTACACACGTATCCTCGTGCCCTATCTCGGCACCGATGGCCGCTATATCGGGCTCAATCCCGATGTCCGGCAGGGCGACGAACAGCAGAAGCGCTATTTCGCCGGGCTTGGGGAAACGTTCCCGGCAAAGGCTGCCGAATGGACCGGTGTTTCGGCCAGCACTATCGGGGCCTACAATTCGGACGATCTGCCCGCCGCGCTCTATGGCACAGTGGACCGGGTGGTGGTTTTCCGGATGATGCACAACCTGCTGCGCATGGGCATGCTCGACCGTGAGCTTGATGTGATTCACCGTCTTCTCAAGGATGACGGGCTTCTGGGGATCGAGCAGCATCGTTCCAGGGCGGATGCACCCGCGGCCTATGTCGATGGCAGCAAGGGCTATTTGCGGCAGGCCGATGTGGTCCGTCTGCTCGAAGCGCACGGCTTCACGCTCGTCGGCACGAGCGAGATCAACGCCAATCCCGCCGACAGCGCCGACCATCCGGAAGGTGTGTGGGAACTGCCGCCTACCTTGCGGACGAAGCGGGAAGAATTGAAAGCCGTGGGCGAAAGCGACCGGATGACTCTTCTGTTCCGCAAACGGACCTGATAGAGCGCCGCCCATGCCCGAAATCACCGTTGCCGCATTGCAGCTCGCCCTTGGCTCGGACGATGAACAGACGAATATCGCTGCCGTCTCCGCGCTGGTGGAGGAAGCGGTCGGGAAAGGTGCGCAGATCATTCTCCCGCCGGAGCTGTTTTCCGGCCCCTATTTCTGCAAGGTGGAGGATGAAGCGCTGTTCGCGCTGGCCCGCCCGACGGTGGAGCATCCCTCCGTCGTCGCGATGCAGGCCTTGGCCGCGAAATTCGGCGTGGCGATTCCGACCAGCTTTTTCGAGCGGGATGGGCATCACTACTACAACACGCTGGCGATGATCGGGCCCGATGGGGCGATCATGGGCACCTATCGCAAGAGCCATATTCCCGATGGCCCGGGGTATGAGGAAAAGTACTATTTCCGCCCCGGCAACGACGGATTTAAGGTGTGGGACGTGTTCGGGACGCGGATCGGGGTCGGCATCTGCTGGGACCAGTGGTATCCCGAATGCGCCCGCGTAATGGCGCTGATGGGGGCGGAACTTCTGTTCTATCCCACCGCTATCGGTTCCGAACCCTACGATGCGGATCTCGACACCAGCCGCATGTGGCGCCGCGCCATGCTGGGCCATGCGGTGTCGAACTGCATGCCGGTGATTGCGGCCAACCGCATTGGCAGCGAGCAGGGCCAGCGGTTCTACGGTCACAGTTTCATCGCCGATGAATGGGGCGATTTCGTCTGCGATTACGGGG contains:
- a CDS encoding methyltransferase domain-containing protein, producing MNDIPGLPARRAALKMGDAVLRRGETLDQGAGAAMQHLRAPADRALARAIAAEVLRWLPDLDALIDSATRQILPEDAKPRAVLRLMLAQWLRLETPPHAVIATALPLLTGGPRRLAHGVFSALVKRKAALPAVPTLPAGVLGRWGERAVAIAAGLALPPPLDLTLRDPAATAQWAEKLGGLSLMPGHVRLPRGTAVEDLPGFAEGAWWVQDLAASLPARLLGAGEGRRVLDLCAAPGGKTLQLAASGWAVTALDLSAKRLARLQENCARTGLPADVVAADALEWEAEAPFDAILLDAPCTATGTCRRHPDVLHRIGPRQIAEMADLQATLLARAAAWLKPGGQLVYAVCSLEPEEGEAQAARVPLRPVPILAEDLPAGVVPNAAGQLRTDPAMLAASGGMDGFFVGRWIKD
- a CDS encoding DUF1674 domain-containing protein, whose translation is MTKRATQRPEGFTKPAYWNNAPAPKPEPNEKGEKDPDGLSPTRYGDWVKDGIAIDF
- the hemH gene encoding ferrochelatase, whose amino-acid sequence is MAAGDQNKGASGIGVLLVNLGTPDAPTPAAVRRYLAEFLSDPRVVEIPRLIWWPILHGIILNTRPRKSAHAYRQVWTEQGSPLAAITAAQTKALQHRLGDGVRVDWAMRYGSPSIASRIVAMKAAGCERIVLAPLYPQYCGATTATVVDAAGAALQAMRWQPALRTMPAYHDDPAYIAALAQDIGAQLDHLDFLPEVLLLSFHGMPERTRVLGDPYFDQCHRTAHLLKTALARPDLRIETTFQSRFGRARWLEPATDVVLIAEARQGTRRIAVAAPGFAADCLETLEELAIRGREQFSEAGGERFAALTCLNAGDAGMAMLEMLVRRELAGWV
- the msrA gene encoding peptide-methionine (S)-S-oxide reductase MsrA, with the protein product METAIVAGGCFWCTEAVFRDVIGVSGVESGYIGGSVPDPTYRAVCSGQTGHAEAIKVEFDPAVISYAEILDVFLGTHDPTQLNRQGNDVGTQYRSAIFPLDDAQRAEAEAAIARANADHGGRVVTTIEGPAPWYPAEEYHQEYWEGEGQRNPYCLATIPPKLMKLRKSFQNKVRQD
- the aguB gene encoding N-carbamoylputrescine amidase yields the protein MPEITVAALQLALGSDDEQTNIAAVSALVEEAVGKGAQIILPPELFSGPYFCKVEDEALFALARPTVEHPSVVAMQALAAKFGVAIPTSFFERDGHHYYNTLAMIGPDGAIMGTYRKSHIPDGPGYEEKYYFRPGNDGFKVWDVFGTRIGVGICWDQWYPECARVMALMGAELLFYPTAIGSEPYDADLDTSRMWRRAMLGHAVSNCMPVIAANRIGSEQGQRFYGHSFIADEWGDFVCDYGAEETGVLIATIDLARAATHRAGMGFFRDRRPQLYGRIAQDI